AAATTGCTGCTGTATATCCCGCAGGTCCGGATCCGATAATCAAACATTCTACTTTTTCTGCCATATTTTGCTGTTTTTTTGACTTGCAAAGATACAAAAAAACAAGCCTGTTAGAGCGGTTGTTTATCTCTGAAAAGTAGATACTCGTAGTGAAATTATCATGACTTGCGACCCTTATGTAATTTACTTCAACTTGCCTACATTTTTAATGTAGGGAGTATAGCAAAAGCACTCTTTTTGCCGGTAATGTACTAAACTTGGTCAGACTCATGCGGTATCAGCAACCTTATCAAGCACAATAGCCTTTGTTATATGATGCTTTATAGTGACTAACTTAGTATTTTCATTGAATAAGTATAGCAAAGTAAAGGCGAGATATTTGAATTTTTATTCGATAAAATCGTTTGTAGGCTGAGGGAGTATGACTACTTTTGCATTGATGAATATACGTGCTGTCTTATTATCATTTTTCTTTATAGCACTTCTCTTTATTCCTACCGTATATTCATTTAGCAATTCATTGACAGCAATGATTTCTGTTAGCCAACAGATTGAAGAAGAAAACCACAATCATATTTCCATTGATATAGTGGATGAACTATATTATGATACTAATAGATTTGCAGATATAGGAAGTTTAAGATCAGAGAAACTTCATTATCAATATTTAGCACATTACGAGAATATAGTCCAAGAGACTTTATTCCCACCTCCCGAACATAGTTTAATTTAATACAAATCACTTGTAAGATGCACTCATTGTGCGTTACGATTGATTAAAACCGGTTTTTATATTGAATGGCACTGCATGTCATTTCAGTACTTAGTCGAATGTTATTCAAATTAAATTATGCTTAAAAAAACAAATATATTAAAAAACTTAAAATATGATTTTGCTTCAGGGCTGGTAGTGTTCTTAGTTGCATTACCATTATGCCTTGGCATTGCAATGGCTTCGGGCGCGCCATTGTTTTCAGGAATTATAGCAGGGATAATTGGAGGAGTTGTTGTGGGATTTATTTCAAACTCCCATATAAGCGTTTCGGGTCCTGCTGCAGGACTTACAGCAATTGTGCTTTCTGCAATCATGTCGCTTGGTTCATTTCAGGTTTTCTTGACGGCATTGTTCCTTGCCGGACTCATTCAGTTAGCTTTGGGATTTATGAAAGCCGGAACTATCTCAAATTATTTTCCCAACAATGTGATTATGGGTATGTTAGCAGGGATAGGAATCATTATTTTTTTAAAACAAATTCCAATTGCATTGGGAGCCGATGTAGAGGTGGGCAGCGGATTTGCTATCTTTTCAGATATTGCTGCTTCTTTTACTCAAATAAAGCCGGGAGTGCTCATTATATCTTTAGTGTCATTAGCAATTATATTAGTATGGGACAATGTGTCATATCTAAACAAGTATAAACTAATGCCTAGTGCGTTAGTTGCTGTAGTGATAGGAACAATATTGAATGAGTTATTTATTGCTATGGGAAGTTCTTTAGCCATTACTTCACCAAATTATTTAGTTAACTTACCGGAGGTAAATAGTTTCAAAGATTTTAAGGAGATATTTATCTTTCCAGATTTCTTGGATCTTTCACATGGATTTAACTTTTCAAGTTTTACCAATAAAGAAGTTTGGACGATTGCGGTAACAATTGCTGTCATAGCCTCCATAGAAACTTTATTATGTATTGAGGCATCTGACCGTATGGATCCTCAAAAAAGACTTACTGATACTGATTTGGAATTAAAGGCACAAGGGATAGGAAATGTCATCAGTGCATTGTTGGGAGGTTTGCCGATGACCTCTGTCGTAGTTCGTTCAACTGCCAATGTGAATGCGGGTGCAAAATCTAAGATGTCAGCCATTATTCACGGTTTACTTCTACTCATCAGTGTCATTTCTATACCGTTTTTGTTAAATAAAATACCATTAGCAGTATTAGCATCTGTATTGTTAGTCATTGGATATAAGTTGGCAAAACCGGCTGTTTTTAAGCAGTTATTTAAAAGAGGGAAATATCAATTCAATCCCTTTGTTGTTACTGTTGTAGTTGTAGTGTTTGCCGATTTGCTCACCGGAGTTGCATTGGGTATGTTGCTAAGTATTTTTGCCATTCTAAGAGGAAATATGAAAAGAGCATATTACTTCCGCAAAGAAGAATACAAAGACGGGGATATTATTCATATTCACTTGGCTCAAGAGGTATCTTTTTTAAACAAAGCAGCCATCCTTTTTACTTTAGATGCAATTCCCAATAATTCAAAAGTTATTATCAATGCGTCCGATACAGTATATATTGCACATGATATTTTGGATAGTATCAGAGAGTATCAAGATATACGATCACCTCTCAAAAATGTTGATGTAACACTGATTGGATTTAAAGATGTTTATGATTTGAAAAATACGGAAACCAATGTGCGCAATGTGTCAATTGAACACGACTTAGTTATCAAGTATAGAGGTAAACACAAAACTTCCGGTCAGGTAGTAAAAGAGTTAAGATCCAATAACAATCGTAAACAAATAGGTAGTGTAAATTAAATCAATTTATTTTGAACAGCTCTTATGGCACCCTTTCAAAATTGTATGCAGTAGTTTAAAAAATAGAGGTATTTACTCCAACAAATAGATGTTTTGGAGCCAAGAAGAGTGTTCTGAAAAGAAATTCATTAGAAAAATATTATGACGAAATTATTAAATAAATTAAAAGAGAACAATAGGAAATGGGTGGAAAGTGCTCTTGCTGCAGATCCCGATTTTTTTGCTAAACTTAAAGATGCGCAATCGCCTGAAATTTTATGGATAGGATGTTCTGACAGTAGAGTACCGGCCAATGAAATAATAGGTGCCTTGCCGGGTGAGGTTTTTGTTCATAGAAACATCGCCAACATGGTTATACATTCTGATATGAATATGTTAAGCGTTTTGGATTATGCTGTCAATGTACTCAAAGTAAAACATGTAATTGTTTGTGGA
The sequence above is drawn from the Bacteroidia bacterium genome and encodes:
- a CDS encoding SulP family inorganic anion transporter, with product MLKKTNILKNLKYDFASGLVVFLVALPLCLGIAMASGAPLFSGIIAGIIGGVVVGFISNSHISVSGPAAGLTAIVLSAIMSLGSFQVFLTALFLAGLIQLALGFMKAGTISNYFPNNVIMGMLAGIGIIIFLKQIPIALGADVEVGSGFAIFSDIAASFTQIKPGVLIISLVSLAIILVWDNVSYLNKYKLMPSALVAVVIGTILNELFIAMGSSLAITSPNYLVNLPEVNSFKDFKEIFIFPDFLDLSHGFNFSSFTNKEVWTIAVTIAVIASIETLLCIEASDRMDPQKRLTDTDLELKAQGIGNVISALLGGLPMTSVVVRSTANVNAGAKSKMSAIIHGLLLLISVISIPFLLNKIPLAVLASVLLVIGYKLAKPAVFKQLFKRGKYQFNPFVVTVVVVVFADLLTGVALGMLLSIFAILRGNMKRAYYFRKEEYKDGDIIHIHLAQEVSFLNKAAILFTLDAIPNNSKVIINASDTVYIAHDILDSIREYQDIRSPLKNVDVTLIGFKDVYDLKNTETNVRNVSIEHDLVIKYRGKHKTSGQVVKELRSNNNRKQIGSVN